A region of Pongo pygmaeus isolate AG05252 chromosome 15, NHGRI_mPonPyg2-v2.0_pri, whole genome shotgun sequence DNA encodes the following proteins:
- the LOC129012996 gene encoding mitotic spindle assembly checkpoint protein MAD2A-like produces the protein MALQLSREQGITLRGSAEIVAEFFSFGINSILYQRGIYPSETFTRVQKYGLTLLVTTDLDLIKYLNNVVEQLKDWLYKCSVQKLVVVISNIESGEVLERWQFDIEYDKTAKDDSAPREKSQKAIQDEIRSVIRQITATVTFLPLLEVSCSFVLLIYTDKDLVVPEKWEESGPQFITNSEEVGLCSFTTTIHKVNSMVAYKIPVND, from the coding sequence ATGGCGCTGCAGCTCTCCCGGGAGCAGGGAATCACCCTGCGCGGGAGTGCTGAAATCGTGGCCGAGTTCTTCTCATTCGGCATCAACAGCATTTTATATCAGCGTGGCATTTATCCATCTGAAACCTTTACTCGAGTGCAGAAATACGGACTCACCTTGCTTGTAACTACTGATCTTGATCTCATAAAATACCTAAATAATGTGGTAGAACAACTAAAAGATTGGTTATACAAGTGTTCAGTTCAGAAACTGGTTGTAGTTATCTCAAATATTGAAAGTGGTGAGGTCCTGGAAAGATGGCAGTTTGATATTGAGTATGACAAGACTGCAAAAGATGACAGTGCACCCAGAGAAAAGTCTCAGAAAGCTATCCAGGATGAAATCCGTTCAGTCATCAGACAGATCACAGCTACAGTGACATTTCTGCCACTGTTGGAAGTTTCTTGTTCATTTGTTCTGCTGATTTACACAGACAAAGATTTGGTTGTACCTGAAAAATGGGAAGAGTCGGGACCACAGTTTATTACCAATTCTGAGGAAGTCGGCCTTTGTTCATTTACTACTACAATCCACAAAGTAAATAGCATGGTGGCCTACAAAATTCCTGTCAATGACTGA